Within the Arachis duranensis cultivar V14167 chromosome 10, aradu.V14167.gnm2.J7QH, whole genome shotgun sequence genome, the region ctttatttcgttgttttaaataagtttcaaactcaagttgtcacttgagtttgaggaaagatgttagaatataattaggatcaattaggattaattagcattgttaaaatataattaggatcaattagaattatttagtatatttgaatatttattataggagattacgtctttattattacgattctcttagtacctataaatacccttttatattgtatcattctagaCAACTTGTACACAAATTCTTTCTCCagtttagtctcttgtttctaacatggtatcagagccatggTATCCTCCTTGAGAAGGATAGGTTATTTTTCATGCGGTGAAATCACCgtagtttttgctttttttatgtcatttttcctttccttttgtCACTCCTTTGATACTTTTTCACCTCACCGATTAGCCTGTTTTTCCGgtcttgtgtttttttttccGAGTCGAATGATCAAATACCATTGTCATCTACTGCTTACCTATTCTCATGAAGAAATCATATAGTTTTcgttctctcgtggcagttccgtctgtattctctcgtggcagttccgtctgtgTTCTCTTTGTGTTAGTTCTGTCTACATGACAGTTTCATATGTACTTCCTTCAAACAGCCGCAGTTCTATCTGCGCTTCTTTCTGACAGTTTCATGTGCACTTCCTTTAGACAACGGCAGTTTCATCTGCGATTCCTTCAGACAGCGGCAGTTCCATCTGCGATTTCTTCAGACAGCGACAGTTCCATCTGCGCTTCTTTCTGACAGTTCCGTCTGTGCTTTCTTCTAGAAGTTTCGTCTGCATCCGTCTATTagtttatgcattatttttatttcgttgttttaaatatgtttcaaactcaagttgtcacttgagtttgagggggatgttagaatataattaggatcaattagaatcaatagaattatttagtatatctcaatatttattataggagattacgtttttattattacgattctcttagtacctataaatacccttttatattgtatcattctaaaCAACTTGATtacactcaataatacacaaatctTTTCTCCAGTTTAGTCTCTTCTTTCTAACAAGCATTATTTagcatatctgaatatttatgaTAGGATATtacgtttttattattttgattctcttagcacctataaatacccttctatattgtattattctagacaacttaaatatatttaataatacaCAAATTCTTTCTCCAGTTTaatctcttgtttctaacaatgACTTAATAATCAAAcagttataaaatataaatgatattCATCAATTTAATATTTACATAAAGTACTTTTTACCttatttttgccattttttattCGTAAAATTATTATATCTCATAAATACTTATTACTCTCGAGTGTCGAAGGATCTTTGatagataaatttttatatttttttagttcaaCTCCGACCACAATTATTAAAGAGCTCTCAACCAAGACTTGTCAACCGAGTTATAGTTTAAAATCACTACTTTACTTTAACTATGTgctatatgaaaaaaatttcaaacaacaaattaaattatcgAAGGATTATATGTTAAAAAGATGTTACCAATACTAAAATATCTTATTTCtaacattctatattcataaaattattatacctcttaaatatttattaacttaaatattagaatattttttgtaGGCACATCTCTATGTTCTGTTTGATTCCAACCACAACTATTGAAAAAATTCCCACATCAAAGATATTACCAGCACCGAATATTTTTCCTTATGTATATTGATGTATCATTTTTTTCAGAATTTAATGCATAAAAGAGTTGGATTTATTTTGATATCAAAACGAGCTTTGAGTAGCGTTGTTGATTATTCTTGTAATAGACATGATCAAAGAAAGTTCAAAACTTATTCGTCGGTGGTGGTTGGTTATTCTTTTGACTTTTccttttattatatattgagTATGTGTATATGTCGGAGAAGGACAAGGCTTCAAAATTGGCATGTGCGTAAATGTATGTGTGTATAcgtaaaattagaaaaaagaaacaatGACAAGATCCTAGTAACTAACCCACTTGACTAGGTTATAGCTAAAATAAACATATGCAATGGTCCAATTTCTTTTCACATGTTTATGGTAAAGGAGTATAGATCAGAGCCACCACATGCTTAGATAGATTACTATTTGTCCTGGCGTCTTTTATGTTCATCAACCTTTTctgctttcatttaatttgttcttattttaacACATTAAATTAATATCTAGTAATTAAGAAAATGGGGATGAATCTATACAGAgtacttttttaataattgaataaaaacTCAACTATTTTCGGAACAAATAGAAAGGAAATGTTCCAAcacttaaaaaagaaaaaataaataatgggttttgttataaaaataaataatgttacAACACTTAATAATTAATGTcttattagaaaaatatctcctctttttattctatttttattatgagttttgttaattctttcaGCAGAAAAGTCGAATATCCAGGATTATTCatggattttaatttttaaatttttttaaaataacataattataatataattcaattaaatttattatattaaaatacagTCCAATcataaatttaacataatttatatctaaaatttttaacatgcacattaaaaaaaataatttctaacaaaataatataacattacttttaaaaaataaaataaaatagattgaAAGATGAAAGAATTCGAATCAGATCATAAAGTCATAAGGACGATGTTGCCGGCCAGTCTAGAAACTTTGGTGCATTCTTAGGTGAATAGAggcacaacaacaacaatgataGCAGCAACGCAGAGATAGATCAACACAGCGACAATGACAGAAAAATAATTCATTGTTCTCTCTTCTGCTCGCATTTATCCCCTCTTCCTCAGTTCggtcttctctttttctctcacTACTCTCTTTCACGGTGGACTCCACAGCGTTCGCACACcctcctctttctttctttcctcctcttttgatttttcattaCTGTGTGTCCCTTCTTTTTTTCAGTCTCTCTCCTTCTTGTTTCAACAATGATGACGACGATAGCACAACTCATTGATATcgtcttctcctttttcttctttcattttttctttttttttcctttctcatCTCTCTCCCTATTCTGTCTAGGGGTGTGCATGAGTCGGGTAAAATCGGGTTTGATGTGATCCAGACCCGACCCCAAATATATAACGGGCCAATATGTTAGACTCGAATCCGatcctagacccgatgaaatctATACATTTTCGGGCCACGATTATACCGAGTAAAAACTGGATGAAAACTgggccgttaacattacattaccttGATATCTTCTTGTATACTAGTATgtaaaaaatccaaattttcaagactccaaccattatttgacatggtaaaattcacttagaaaaatataacaaaaaccaACTCTTccctaaaattaaagcataaccataattaatactaatattgtctaataagtaataacaccaaatatttaaatcaataaaaataatacaatattatgcattagtctaaagtcttatgcattttaaacataaaacattaccTTAcagtcttataatgactaataatacaaaatattaaggtttacaatatttaaattccacataacaataaccatcatccatcactaataacacaaaatattaattgtgtatgatgaccgggccaccggACTGAGTTCGGGTGATCCGAATTATGGCTCGGACCCGACTCGAAATAATGACCGAATCTATTTTTGAGATCTTTACCCAGTCTTAAACCTGGTGAAATAACACCAAATTAGCCCCTAAAATATTTCAGATCAGACCGAATTTTTGAATCGGACCGAGTCATGCACACCTTTAATTCtgtcattctttttttttagaagTGTATGCATGTGTGAGAGTATAGTATGTATTGATtagtaagaaaaaaaatatttttgttcgaagaacgattttaaaattaaatcgaattttaagaacaaaaataaaataaaaaaaatcttgagGGTGACTTCAATTTCCAGATTAAAATACAGAAACTAAGATTGTAGTTaatccttattattattttcttggcATGTGTATTCCTCGTTTTGGGacagattttataaaaaaaataacaaatactaatatataatttaaagtaaaaaatattttcatatttcgAAGAAATATCTACAGAGTCATTTCTTTATCTATGTCCCCACAATTAAagtaaacaaaaagaaaaactaaaaaaggaCGAAAGGAAGAAGACTTCACTTATAGATTAGACACCTAATCTTATTATTCATTTTCTAAATAACCCAATCATCAACTCCTAAGGTTTGTCCAAAttatcctttttaatttttttttggggcACATTTACTTTGGTTTCTTTGGCCATTTGTCTTTGCCGTGAAGCAAGAACACCACAAAACTACAAAAGAAATGGGCCACGTGGACAACCAATTTTGCCAAATTTGTCCTTTGAGCCACTATGATCGAACATACTTGCAAGCTTTTATTACCATCCAAGGGAAGTAACATAAAGTGATCCCTCAAACAACGTAACCCATTATTAATATCAAGAAATTTTAGTTTGCATATTCTATCTATAGATCGTTGCTATATCATAATatacatttatttaatatttaactaTATACTTTATCCTCTACCACTTTAGTTTTCAACTTTAAATATGTAAAACTTGACCGATTAATTATATTGacaattttttcttaaaaatattaattcacaATTACTTAAcacattttcttttataaagTTTAGACTATcataattagatatttaaaaagtttaattttatgttataaTATAACTAATATAATTCCCTTAAACTTTGTAATTATCCAATTTGTCCTAATGGTTTACTTAGGTGTCAAGCATCAACTATCAATTTTGTcccattagaaaaaaaattaaattaaagcttTCAAACATAGTTCAACAAAATATTAAGTTGGataattcttctcttctttagaaaaaaaaacacgattaagagaaaaataatttaatctaatttagttatttaattgTACTAACCAAAATTCCTTGCCATGTTGAGAAGGAAGCCTTATAAAGCTAGATAAtcttgtttttaatttgttcaCAAATATCATAGTTTATAAGAAGACAATGGCAAGTGTTCTCATTTCTCCATGCCAACCCCAACTACTGAAGAATCATAGGCTACATGGTAACTGCCATACAAAATCAGCATCAAATTCAAACGTAATAAAGTGTCAAAAAACTTGTTCATTCAATTATAGGAAAACTATCAATGTTCCTCTTCAAGAATTGCCAGAGGTATGTTCTCAACTTTGTTGATACTAAAAGTTGGTATTACTCGAacaattaaaattagttgttcattcaaacaactttttttattaCTGTCTAAATGAACAACTAGTCTTAACTGTTCGAACAACATTTTTTTTGAGATTCGTCGAAATATTCACCATGCTTTCAATTTCAGGCTTCCTTTGATCATTACATGGATGACAAACACAGAGTATTCAGAGCTGTATTCCCAGACAAAGGGAGCACCAAACAGCTCAATGAGGTGATGATTTTCACATTCATAAtctagaaagaaaaaatggaaataaataataataataatgttgttGTGTTTATTACTATACAGGGAGAGTGGAGAATCAAAATGCCTCCAATACAATGCTTATTCATAAATGTATATCCAACAGCAGATGTAAGATTAACATTCAAGTCTAATGGACAAGATTATCCACCAAACATTCCTCATCACGTCACCAAAATCTTGGAGCTCCACTTTGTAAGCatgaattataattcaaattaacatatatattgCATATCCGATCTGTGGTCGAATAACTTCTTATTCACGACGAGTTTCTTCCTCCTTCATTTTGGCAGTTAAGGTGGGAGTTACAAGGCATAGTATCTAGGGACTTTACCTTGGATGTTAGAGGGACTTTATATCCAGAAAGGAAAGGAAATCATAGCTGGCTTAGTAATGAAATGGAGATGAAAATGAGTTTTTGTTCTTCTCCAGCAATTGCTCTCATTCCAGATAGTGTCTTGCAAGATGCCATGCAGTTGGTAATTAAACTTTCTTTGATCACTCAATTTCCCTGTGTTTAGTATCATAAGTGTTTTAggttaagaaatataaatgttagagatataactattaaTGTTGCCTTCTCCTATCAGCTTAAGTTTTTGTAATGAGTGGTTTCATGACAATAAAGATATATAGACAGAGATAACACAGAAAAGttagtgttttaaattttgtttgatcAAAATTTAGACATATTTTATCTTCTCTTTAAACAGATTTATGTCTGTTAGTATCTCTGTATTATGAGTTTACTAGAGAATTTTATAACTTGGAGCACCTAAATGATCcttatttagttttattaaaCTAAGTTTTTGGTGGAATGCATGATTTAACAGGTTTTCAAAAGAATGATGGATGAAATGAGGCAGGAGTTTCATGGTAAATTATTAGCAGATTATGGTAGGTTTAAGAGGGACAAATCCAAGAAGAATTCAGTTTAAAATTTGCAGctaattttcaatttaatttgttcTTTGGAGGATTTTACAGCCAACTGAAGGGTCAATGCCATGGCCTTGTATCAACTGTAATTCAATTCTTGTAACCTGTCAATATATGAATATGCATACAACTATTAATTACttgctaattttattttatgtttttggcTTGTACTTAGTATGAAGTACTTATATTTTGGACAGCTTTGTTTTCTAATGGGATGGGATGCTAAAAACAGGAGAATATATTAAATATCACAagttattcttaaaaaaaaataataataaatgcttGCATAAGGCCAAAAATTAgtacaagaaaaagaatttatattGAAAAGTCAAAAGTTTTAAACTAATTTGGGTTGGTTGAGTAGTTAGCTCACACGTCTGCTTAGACGAGTGTCGAGAGGTTCAATCTCGCTTTGTATATACAATAACTTATTGGTCAgcgacaaatttttaaattgagttCAAGTTTCAATTAGTCATTGACCTGTCGAGTCGAGAAATATGGTCAGCAACAACTTAAGTTTTgtttttacattaaaaatattcCGAAATTaagaagttttaaaattttgcatTTGTTGCTGAAAATCCGAAAAATAAACTTTAAATGATTAACTGAAATCAATACTTTTTGCGTGGTGGTCCTTTTTAGCTGGTTCAAATGGACAACCTCTTCATCTAAGATAACAGAACACGTATCCTACATATTACAGACAAGAATTTGAAACCTAACTCAATATTTAGGTCACTAattgttatttgaattttgaagtgtATAAACACATACCCATATGTTTGATGTTCGTATCTGCCGTGTTCAAATCAtgcttattatattatattttataagtcAGGGATATGTAAGAAATATTGTAAACTTCTTGAAACTGTGCATGATTTTGTTTTTGCTGCTGACTACTAGTGCTATTTTAACATATTTAAGACATTGATGAATTAAGATTTGTCACATAAGTAATGAAATTTCTGAgtgttattaataaaaaaataaatggccAATCATAATCCCTGGGTTGCTTCAGGGAGAGAAACTCTAGTCTTGTGTCAGTCGTACCATTATCTATCCATGATTCTGATAGCCACAACTTTAACTTGATTTTCCTAATAATTGTatgtttatttttcaatttctctGTGAAAAATTCTGTTTTATTGATTAGATATTCAgttattttattgtaaattagttaagttgaattttaattttgtataggACAAAGAGTGTGTTTAGATTTTATTAGGATAAGTATGTCTTTTGCAAGTATGTATAATGTTTCGTAGCAGATGTTTACCCTTAAGAAGATGATCCACGACCAAAGATTAGTTGATGCATTCGCCCACGGATATCCTTGGCCGTAGGATTGGATTTTTAGTTGTTCAAAGAATGAAGAATGATTGAAAATCATAAATTATCTTTCCAATAATTACACATAAACAATCATTCTCGTATGTTTTTTGTTTAGAATATTGTTGTCTCTAATATTTCAAGATGATTGCTAGGATACCTTTGAACTTTGGTAAATCTAGGGCAAGTTATGGTAtcctatttgtatatattttaattattaaataacttGTATCGTTATTTCATATtgctatttttaaaatataaaaataaaaaagaagctCATATTTGTGTTCTGAACATCAAGATACAAGAGATTTAAATTCTTTGGATAGACATTATGTTGTAAACAATATATTCATTCATACAAATTCTTTGAAGCCCTCATACCAAGCAAGTCACAaccaatggcattcaacttcactTCAGTGAATAACAGGCTTTAAGGGATGTGCTCTAAGGTTTTTCAAGTCCAGGTTTGAATCCAAATCTTCATCTAGTTCACCAACAACGCTTCTGCAATGAAAAAAGGTCACAAATTTTAGGGTGCAGAGATATATGCAACAAGAAGAAATGTGTATGTTGAGAAGAACATACATGTTGTCACCCCTAATGATGTACAAGCCTAGAACAAGTTGCTGGACACCTTCCTGTCAATAGAAAACAGAATGAAGTCAACAATGAACTACATACAGAGCAAAATATTCACCGTTTTATAGTAAGTTGCATCTAGAAAGGAACTAAATGGCTAAAATACAATCTAATCAAGTCTTGAAGGATTTTATTCTAATcacacaacaataaaagaataaactATCATTTTATACCTTGAAATAATTGAGCACTGATGATTCCaacaatgaaaaatataaactaacTCCATACCCATCAAAGATTAAGTCGACAAAAGTACCCAAAATGGGATGTTCATTGGGTAGTTTTATCTCTTTCAGGTTAGAATTGTAACGCTTAAATCTTTGATGTTAAGACATGGTAATTTATTCcaacaaataaattatagctcGGATTTTAAAGAGAAGCATGTAACTTGTACCCAAATAGTATGAAACTTGATGTTTGATTCACTGTGCTTTACAGTCAATGTTTCACAACAAAGAACTGTTAATTCCTAGCACCGCAATCCAGTTCAATTGTTCAAAGTGAGATTAAAATATTAAGTTCATTGAAGTCATACACTCATACTTGTTAACCCAACAATCTTAGAAAATTTCCTGCAGAATTCCATTAATACCTTGGTAGAATAAACTCGTTCGTGAGACTCATCCAGAATAATGTTTGTAGCCTGGTCAAAACCCTTCAGGATTCCCTGAACAAATAAAGCAATGTAACTACAAGTTCGGACCAACAATAGCCATTTACACACAACATACTACCAATCAATAATTCATAGAAATGATAAATCTTACCACTATATTCCGCCCGTCATTTGTGATGACTGAAATTGTTTCTGCCGAAACACAACCACCAAAATATTCAGTAAAAGCTAGCGACTGGAATGTATTAAGCATACTTCACAAAATTACATACAAAAGTAAATAATATGTTTAGCAAACAATATAACTATATCAAGAGTTGAAGATAGCATACGATCAACAAGAGACTCAAGTCCAGGCCCATCTGACATCTTGCAAGAACTTGTTTAATTTGTAGTCACACTTATTGTCACACCTGTGTAAAAGATTCAATGTCAATAAAACAATGTTGCATAGAGCCAGTTAAACTGGGATATCAAAAAGAAGATATTGTAAACCAATTAAAGATAGTTCATGAACAGACACAAAATCACCACAAATCAGTTTCGAAATCATTATTAACCCATAAATCAAAAGCGCACAGTTCCATGATCATCATTCACTAAGAGTCACTGACATAATAAATACAAGCATGAAGCGCACTTGAAACATGTGCACATATGGAGTGTTCAGTAGACAGATTGAGTTTTCAATCCCAGGAATGCTTTCCCCAGCAATACCTTGCCCAGGCATGATATTTAACTGCGTTTGGTAGATGGATTAATTTCAAGGGAATCTTAAAAAATATGTCTGGGAATGAAGACCGTTGTGTTTGGCAAACACTGATAATCCCAGGAATATAAGACAATTTTCCAAAAATACCCCTAACAATTTGTTAAAGAGGCACTTTACAAATTATACACTAAAACATCACTAAAAAATGCACCACACCCAATGTTACTTTGGTCAtgaaaatttttgcatttttataAAGTAATTCATCAAATCACATTCATAGGACATCTGAACTTCAGCAGTTTCATGATACAATATCAAagcaaattaagaataaaaaaagttgCATTTCCTCAGACCATTACTAGTTAGTTTACATACAAATAGTGAAATAGgcaattattttgaatttgtatggATCAATCATCTTTCAAGTGCTTCTCTAGGAAATTACTATTTGCAGATCATTCTTCTGTAATCTGCATGAGATAGAGTCTATTGGCACCAATTAAAAACacattcaacaaaaaaaataaaaccccCTCAAAACATCTACTCCACTAAAGCATAATAGCATTAAAGACAATAGCATTAAAGACAGTGATAACTTTTATCACATAAGAAAGAACTGTGAAGATGCTAAACAATGTCATCTTCATTGGTCTAAGAAACAATATAACTCACAAAAAAAAGGAGCAGTGGAGGTACAGAAATGGATCAGAAAtgcaacaaaaatatataaacaaagaaaggagaaaaaaagggCGGACGAATGCAAAAGCAACAGCCGGGGAGcagaaaagaaacaaagaaatagAACACACAAAACAACCAAATAATACACTTGGAAGTGTGAGACTTAAACGGCTGAGCAGCGGAGAAACAGCAACAAAAACATAAATAGGCACCGAAAACCAAACCAGATGACGAACCGTTTTAGATACGAGTTTAGAGGTTCGTTTAACAAGGTATAAACCAGAATAGCCAGGTTATaataaaagaacataaaaatcataaataagcacacaaaagtataaaaatattctaatgTAAATCCAAAAAATGGACAAAAATTAAACATTCGTAATCATCTGCCAAATCACATTACATAGTCCGACGTAGGCTGTGGCTCATATAAGGGCAACACAAGTCTCAACTCTCAAATTTACAAAGGCAAATAGCCAAATATCAGAAGACATCTTCAAAGTTTaccatcaatcatcaaaatccaCAAAAATTTGCTAGTGTTTTTTTTCATTGGGATAATTTTCACATTCATTTCCATTTCCAAAATCTTGACCAGAAGAATCAAGACATAGAATCATGAAATGTAATAGCGCCAGATCAATATCAACATCATCTAACAAGTAACAACATAGCAGCAATAACAACACAACAGCAGGCAGCAGCCGCAACAAAAACTCGAGCAACATATCAGCAATAACAACTCAACACCACAGCAAcagaaaattacaaattaaaagttcaataaaaaaaaaaagcaaagaatACGAACCAGAGCAAGGGATCATATGACCTACCGAACTGGGGAAACGACGGAAGAACGACGCAGCCGAAGCAACGGACAAGACCGCGCGACGGGTGTCGACGACGGGAGGAAGGAAAGAGACTGAAGCTGTGAACACAGAAACGCGATGGCGCGGGATCAGAGAGACAGAAGGAAGCGAAGGGAGAATGGAGGTtgaggatttagggtttagggtttactaGGTTGGGTTTGGGGACAATTAAGGCCGGTAACAAACTTTGGATTGCATACCAAGGGCATTTTAGTTATTCTATAATTTGCTGTGCCCATTACAGACGAAAAAGTATATCAATGTATTTCTGTTAATGAAATGCTAAGATGAGATAAAAATTAAGTGAGAAGATAAAGTCAAGAAACtataattcaaatggttataaaatagtttttttatatttatttagagGTTAAGGATATAGAGAGACTTAAatctataatttttaaataaataaaaaaaattatgttatttgaaCTATATTTCATTAGTTTTTCATGTGATAtgttattaaaatagaaaatttaagactaatttgagcatagaataaaaattaacactttaacaaataaattttatttttatttctatttagtaacaaatttaataaatatttgtactattaaattttaatattatattcaaataacttagaattaaaagaaaacaattttaattctttttagaaTATGAATTAAATGtgtgattattatatattagttcacaaatttttttaattaaatatatgttttttagggttgcaaaattcacataattatatctttattttagtGATAAACTCTTCTGTTTATATttgtaaaataaacaaatatctCATTAACAAGTTTCCAAAACATTAATTTGTTGTTGTATGATACTATGATCACATATTTACACTTAAAAAAATGGTTTAAAAAGTTATTAAcgaaatatttaattattgtaacaaaaatgaaaaatagaaaacttaAGCGCCATAGTAAAATTTACCAAATTTAAGAGGTCAATATATACTTATAAAGATCTGAATGTGGGAGCAGATCTACATGATTCCGATATGCTAGAAGATCAATAACAAATGTTATGACGACGACTCATTCCTACCCGGTCTTATAGTTACATTCTGCTTGGAAATTGAGTctgtattaatattaaataagaataGAATTACAGAAATTAGACTAATTGGTAATTGCTACAACTGGGAGATTTTAAACCTACAAGTATACTTTTATGGGAAACTTTATACATAGCTTTCACTAAAATATCTACACTAGTGGATCAATGGATTAATAGGTATATCTCACCTTTCCCCAACACTCCTACCAAGCTCCCATCCCTGCTGAATTCACCAATAGTCAGAGCAAGAACAAGAACCTTGCTTGAAACTATGAAACCGATATCGATCTCGGACCACGATTTTGCGGTTGTATACATAAGATGCAATCTTCATAGCAGAATGACAGTCTTGGCAAATCCTTAGGTTCTTGAAAATGTGTATTGGAGAACCTGATGGAGTGCTTGTTAGGCCAAAAGCAAGTGCAAGCTTCTCACTATGAGTGAACAACACTTGTTCTACCTCCTCCAATGCCTCAGTGCAATCATCCCTGGTGGAACAACCAAACAAAACCTGAGAACTTGTATTGGGAACATAGCCACCCAACCTCAACCGGCGAATCATGTCATCTAGCATCATGTAAATCCCTGCAGTTTGCGGGTGAGATTTATCGCCGGCGATGAACTGATGAAGCTGGCCACCAACATACATTGAGCTCGTTCCTGGCACCTTTTTGATACCCCTTTTCTTAAGAACCTTCCTTAAGAAATTTGCCTTTTCCTCTTTCCCAGACAAGGCATACATGTTGGAAAGCAAGACATGATACTCAGTGTTATGTGGATCCATCTGAACCAACTCTCTCATAATCCGTTCCCCAAGCTTCACCTTCCCATGTGTGTAACAAGAGCCAAAAAGAGACCCCAGAACAACTTCATTTGGAGCAAAT harbors:
- the LOC107471160 gene encoding uncharacterized protein LOC107471160 → MASVLISPCQPQLLKNHRLHGNCHTKSASNSNVIKCQKTCSFNYRKTINVPLQELPEASFDHYMDDKHRVFRAVFPDKGSTKQLNEGEWRIKMPPIQCLFINVYPTADVRLTFKSNGQDYPPNIPHHVTKILELHFLRWELQGIVSRDFTLDVRGTLYPERKGNHSWLSNEMEMKMSFCSSPAIALIPDSVLQDAMQLVFKRMMDEMRQEFHGKLLADYGRFKRDKSKKNSV
- the LOC107471246 gene encoding sm-like protein LSM8; protein product: MSDGPGLESLVDQTISVITNDGRNIVGILKGFDQATNIILDESHERVYSTKEGVQQLVLGLYIIRGDNISVVGELDEDLDSNLDLKNLRAHPLKPVIH